From the Pseudorasbora parva isolate DD20220531a chromosome 2, ASM2467924v1, whole genome shotgun sequence genome, the window CCAGGACTCTGGAAAACCTTTTAAGGCATTCATTAATTCTCTCCTCCTCATTATATTTTGCTCTGAGTTTGcactgtttttgtctgtctgcgCCACCTAtggtaaaattaaatgattgaggTTTTAAAAGATGCCATACTTTAATGTGTCAGTATAAGGCAAACAAGGTCAGAAATATCAAATTCACAGATTTCTAATCAATAATGTTGTCAGTTTGAACTACAACAATTCGAATATGGTTTGTTTAATAGGCTTATGACTTTTGTTTTGGTACTGTATATAAGATATACCTGTTTAAATGACTGCCTCAGGTGTCCAAACTCTGGAAGAACCCCACACTAAGAAAAAAGAAGAGTTTATTTAAATCAGATGAGGACCTGTAAAATAAGGTTCAAATTTCTTCATGACATGTAACCAAATCATACCATACATAAATACGTACACATACCTGTATAAGTTTCAGCAGTTGCACTTGTTTAAAGCCGTTTGATGGCTTGTAATAGATGCTAAACTTCCACTTCTTGTAATGCATCTTTCCTCCAATAATCTCAAACTGATGGGGACTAAACCACTTCCCTTTACATAATATACACTTCTCTCCTTAAATCAGAGAAACATTATACAGAACATATTAATGGGtgcacatatttgaaataaTACATGCAGGTTTGTTAAAGCATTTGTATCACAGTAGATTAGCATTTGGGtacatatttacaaaaataaaacaaaggtGTATTATGCACttttaacatatatattttgtttatttattaaatattagttCATTATAACATCAATTTGACTTTAAAAACTAAGCATGCAATTGAACTGTATCTGACAATGTCAAAAATACATCTTCCTAAAACTTACCAATGTCATACTTTATTCTGTAAAGACAACCTGCCATTTGTCCACAACGAACAGGCAGTTGTTTCTTATCTCTGGCATCTTGATAAATATCTGATAGGTCTCGCtctaaaaagaaatacaataaaAGTTACAGGATATATTAACAGAGAAAAGGATAAAAATGTCTCTTCAGATCCATGCCGAAGACATTTCTTTCATAGATGTGACTTAtgttattgttaaaaaaaatcaaaccatTAAATAGTTACcagtattatttttattcttggTCTGTTTACACAATGAATATGTGGCAGGAAAATTGCCTCTTGATGCTACTTTTCTTTGAGCACCTTTTTGTTCTCTTTCTTCTCTCATCTTTACTAAAATCAGTTTCTGTGCAGTTTTCCTTCATTTCACATTCTGGCTTAGTCTGCTTTGTAACTGATGCAACATTTCTTCAGGTTTACGGGAGGCAAAATGTATGCCATATTTTGTTTACTGGTTCATTTGTTTATCCTTACCTGTAAGCCTGGAGTTTTTACTTCTGGCTTTTTTCTTCTTGTTGCCATCTATTTCATTCATCTTCCttttttccttttgttttcCAATACTTTTCCCCATCTCGTTCAGCCAGTGAGATTCTGAAGCGTTGCCCCAATTCAGCTTAGGGTCTATGACATCCATGTCTTGTGGGTCTCTAAAATACAGACATCATTTAGTCATGGATATTCAGAATCGGCTGTCAAATTTTAGGGCTCTTTATGTTGTAAAAGTGTAACTTtgaaaatatctaaatataatCATTTTGACTTCTACTTGTAAGGATCAGCCAAAATGGACTAAAtatgaaaacaaaataaaatcattaattCATTTGAATGTATACAGTTTAGACAAATATAAACTTTGCAAAGAGAGGCTTTTTTATTATAAGAAAACATTCACTGTTATAAACATTTATCTCTGGCCATAATTAAAGCCAAATTTACCAGTAAAACAGAAAAGACATTGACCTTGCCTAAAGAATTAACTGCTGATAATTCTTCAGGTTCACACTCATTTTAACCAAAACATTTTCATGACTTTTCAAGAAAACTTTTCGAGTAGTATAATCAGGTTTTTTAAGACTGTGGGACCCAAACATATACAGATGCTAGTCATAGAATTAGaatttcat encodes:
- the LOC137094387 gene encoding uncharacterized protein, which encodes MDVIDPKLNWGNASESHWLNEMGKSIGKQKEKRKMNEIDGNKKKKARSKNSRLTERDLSDIYQDARDKKQLPVRCGQMAGCLYRIKYDIGEKCILCKGKWFSPHQFEIIGGKMHYKKWKFSIYYKPSNGFKQVQLLKLIQCGVLPEFGHLRQSFKQVAQTDKNSANSEQNIMRRRELMNALKGFPESWKRLFDKTVSIPVHGIEKNTLQKETIQPDSSSDESESVAERVKMNRRESVMLAETVSKKTTEGSTASDKDSPVHPVEASEPGVSPVVEEPVQTIVDLTGAGQLSLSASPAEWQNPVASEETLETRQLQLYELLTKQFNTINNTLQSIDLSLKKLVEKQSQDTLPQNVTITPAVKQE